In Methanothrix sp., a genomic segment contains:
- the thpR gene encoding RNA 2',3'-cyclic phosphodiesterase, with the protein MTGIRCFVAVDLPEEMREEIGRLEEGIATAGLRLVRPELVHITIKFLGDVPEGGVGRVKEALATVKAAPFAARLTGMGAFPGRSVRVVWLGLEGDFTSLSDKVETALGPLGYPREERGFIPHVTIGRVGRPNARISRELLAKIGSRSALDLGSFTVDRFYLKKSTLTPGGPIYEDLAAFPL; encoded by the coding sequence ATGACAGGAATCAGGTGCTTCGTTGCCGTGGACCTGCCAGAGGAGATGCGCGAGGAGATCGGCCGCCTGGAGGAGGGTATCGCCACAGCAGGGCTGCGCCTGGTCCGGCCGGAGCTGGTCCACATCACCATCAAGTTCCTGGGAGATGTCCCTGAGGGAGGAGTGGGCCGGGTCAAGGAGGCCCTGGCTACAGTCAAGGCCGCCCCCTTCGCTGCTCGCCTGACGGGCATGGGCGCATTTCCGGGAAGATCGGTGCGCGTGGTCTGGCTGGGCCTGGAGGGGGACTTCACCTCGTTATCGGATAAGGTGGAGACGGCTCTGGGGCCCCTGGGTTATCCCCGGGAGGAGCGGGGCTTCATCCCTCATGTGACAATAGGAAGGGTGGGCCGGCCCAATGCCAGGATCAGCCGGGAGCTTCTGGCCAAGATCGGCTCTCGATCTGCTCTGGACCTGGGAAGCTTCACTGTAGATAGATTCTATCTAAAAAAAAGCACACTGACACCGGGAGGGCCAATATACGAAGACCTGGCAGCATTCCCTCTCTGA
- the cca gene encoding CCA tRNA nucleotidyltransferase, giving the protein MLSQVRPSPAQRERLRAVSRKIITKIEQMAQEQGIVLQAMLVGSAARGTWLSQDYDLDIFLGVPESSDLGEAVRLARLVAPEQEERYAEHPYIHARVDGFEVDLVPCYLVDDASRLRSAVDRTPFHTRYIASRITGLEDEVLLLKQFLKGVGVYGSELKTGGFSGYLAELLVIHYRSFAGVLRAASLWRPNTLLELEGGRRGGRLHDEPLVVVDPVDPNRNVAAALTLDRMLLFSAAARSFLARPDLEFFFPPEHEPLGDEEVQSRMDARGTMPIILQFQAPDVVEDILYPQLRKAEESVRALMARNGFSVLRSDVTAYRDRAVMLFEMEVWELSRACSRAGPPVWEAEHAARFLAAHPHPLSGPYVRGGRVVVEEPRKHIYARDLLAAELEGLSLGKHLSRAIRRGHKIYAGREILQVRDREFRTFLARYLDARAPIS; this is encoded by the coding sequence GTGCTGAGCCAGGTCCGGCCCAGCCCAGCCCAAAGGGAGAGGCTTCGCGCCGTCTCCAGAAAGATCATAACAAAGATCGAGCAGATGGCACAGGAGCAGGGAATAGTCCTTCAAGCCATGCTGGTGGGCTCGGCGGCCAGGGGGACCTGGCTCTCGCAGGATTATGACCTTGATATATTCCTGGGCGTGCCCGAGAGCAGCGACCTGGGCGAAGCCGTGAGGCTGGCCAGGCTGGTCGCCCCGGAGCAGGAGGAGAGGTATGCCGAGCACCCCTATATCCATGCCCGGGTGGACGGCTTTGAGGTGGACCTGGTCCCCTGTTATCTGGTGGATGATGCCAGCCGGCTGAGGTCGGCTGTGGACAGAACCCCTTTTCATACCAGGTATATCGCCTCCAGGATCACCGGCCTGGAGGATGAGGTCCTCCTCTTGAAGCAGTTTCTCAAGGGGGTTGGAGTCTACGGCTCGGAGCTGAAGACGGGAGGCTTCTCCGGCTATCTGGCAGAGCTGCTGGTGATACACTACCGCTCCTTCGCCGGCGTGCTCCGCGCCGCCTCCCTCTGGAGGCCCAACACCCTCCTGGAGCTGGAGGGAGGGAGAAGGGGGGGGAGGTTGCATGATGAGCCTTTGGTGGTGGTGGACCCAGTGGATCCCAACCGCAATGTGGCCGCTGCCCTGACCCTGGACAGGATGCTCCTTTTCAGCGCCGCAGCCCGCTCTTTTCTCGCCCGGCCGGACCTGGAGTTCTTCTTTCCCCCTGAGCACGAGCCCCTCGGGGATGAAGAGGTCCAATCCAGGATGGATGCGCGAGGGACGATGCCCATCATCCTTCAGTTCCAGGCCCCAGATGTGGTGGAGGATATCCTCTACCCCCAGTTGCGCAAGGCAGAGGAGTCCGTCCGGGCTTTGATGGCGAGAAACGGCTTTTCAGTGCTGCGCAGCGATGTCACCGCCTATCGCGACAGAGCAGTGATGCTCTTTGAGATGGAGGTCTGGGAGCTGTCAAGGGCCTGCTCCCGAGCCGGCCCACCGGTCTGGGAGGCAGAGCACGCCGCCCGCTTCCTGGCCGCCCACCCCCATCCCCTGTCCGGCCCTTACGTCAGAGGGGGCAGGGTGGTGGTGGAGGAGCCACGCAAGCATATCTACGCCCGAGATCTGCTGGCGGCGGAGTTGGAGGGCCTCTCCCTGGGAAAGCATCTCTCCCGCGCCATCCGCCGCGGACACAAGATATATGCCGGAAGGGAGATCCTGCAGGTCAGGGACAGAGAGTTCAGGACCTTTCTGGCCCGGTATCTCGATGCCCGGGCCCCCATATCATGA
- a CDS encoding histone deacetylase, translating to MSEGKFALIYHPLFLMHDTGGHPERKERLTAILERIKSEGLDIEHITPKSARIEQVEAVHGRRYIDQVRAICERGGGYLDIDTVLSKDSYEAALMAAGGAIAAVDAVIEGHRGAYALVRPPGHHALPNRGMGFCIFNNVAIAAKHAQFRGLKKVLIVDWDVHHGNGTNAIFYSDPSVMYFSTHQFPHYPGTGRMNDVGEDGAEGTKVNVPLPSGNGDEGYLMAYRELLLPVALEFSPDIVLVSAGQDPHRDDPLGGMSLTARGFAAIAGVVKEVADCCSEGMVAAVLEGGYNLSAQAEAIVAQIRAFQGEVPEVSGFDSRVARRIDEIKAIHKAYWKCFQPDGMRGPSPS from the coding sequence ATGAGTGAAGGGAAGTTTGCCCTGATCTATCATCCCCTCTTTCTCATGCACGATACAGGCGGGCATCCAGAGAGAAAGGAGCGCCTGACGGCAATCCTGGAGAGGATAAAGTCCGAAGGGTTGGATATAGAACATATCACACCGAAATCCGCGAGGATCGAGCAGGTTGAGGCTGTGCACGGGAGGAGGTACATCGATCAGGTGAGGGCCATCTGCGAGCGGGGTGGCGGCTACCTGGATATCGATACCGTCCTCAGCAAAGACTCTTATGAGGCCGCACTGATGGCTGCGGGGGGAGCCATAGCAGCAGTGGATGCTGTGATCGAAGGCCATCGGGGTGCCTATGCCCTGGTCAGGCCGCCGGGCCATCATGCTCTTCCCAATCGCGGCATGGGCTTTTGTATCTTCAATAATGTGGCCATCGCGGCAAAGCATGCCCAGTTCCGGGGCCTGAAGAAGGTCTTGATAGTGGACTGGGATGTCCATCATGGGAACGGGACCAATGCCATATTCTACTCCGATCCCTCGGTTATGTACTTCTCCACCCACCAGTTCCCCCACTATCCGGGCACGGGCAGGATGAACGATGTGGGAGAGGACGGGGCGGAGGGGACCAAGGTGAATGTGCCCCTCCCCTCGGGCAACGGGGACGAGGGCTATCTCATGGCCTATCGGGAGCTTCTGCTGCCCGTCGCCCTTGAGTTCTCCCCTGATATCGTCCTGGTCTCGGCAGGTCAGGACCCGCACCGGGACGATCCCCTGGGGGGGATGAGCCTGACAGCTCGCGGATTTGCTGCCATCGCCGGGGTGGTGAAGGAGGTGGCAGACTGCTGCTCAGAGGGAATGGTGGCTGCCGTCCTGGAGGGGGGCTATAACCTCTCTGCTCAGGCGGAGGCCATTGTGGCCCAGATCAGGGCCTTTCAGGGGGAGGTGCCGGAGGTCAGCGGATTCGACTCCAGAGTGGCCCGGCGGATCGATGAGATAAAGGCCATCCATAAAGCCTACTGGAAGTGCTTTCAACCGGATGGGATGCGAGGGCCTTCGCCCTCATGA
- a CDS encoding S-layer protein domain-containing protein — MKKLTAITFTSMVLLLATAMAVGAVDSVEIRGKVATEGATWTADDFAGFYYDLDDNIKTEELTTTLTDNKLAEPNGVVYTTTAQKADFEYEPWGSYNVIGFMAEKYFAGYLDTPDTTDDVLFHESKDENVLSDEQVLQILVDNDDERTLTSGTPLDLEEGYELAISAIDIDGNKVYLELRKDGTVVDSKVISPSKDGATMKDKTYYYKKDVGDSKDVVIVAAHFKNAFRGADTNLATVDGLWQLSDTPKDVSENTEYDKMTIQTVTADTITMNNEDNDITLSKNKDITLMPGVSIRTADADELRYYIYKEITEPGVHEIRGDVATGTYTWDADNFAGFYYDIDDNIKTEELTATITGENKLSEPNGVVYTTTAQKADFEYEAWGSYNVIGFMAEKYFAGYLDTPDTTDDVLFHESEDENVLSDEQVLQILVDNDDERTLTSGTPLDLEEGYELAISAIDIDGNKVYLELQKDGVVVDSKVISPSKTGATMKDKTYYYKKDIGDSKDVVIVAAHFKNAFRGSDTNLATVDGLWQLSDTPKDVSENTEYDKMTIQTVTADTIIMNNEDNDITLSKNKDIVLMPGISIRTADADELRYYIYKEATIKGEEAAPTPVEDKTAVDETEKETAVEKVETAAAEEVNKTAEEAKAVEEKAKEEVKAEPEKEEENKTAPQAPGFSSIFALTGLLAVAYLVLSRRD; from the coding sequence ATGAAGAAATTGACTGCAATTACATTTACATCGATGGTGCTATTATTGGCAACAGCGATGGCAGTAGGAGCGGTCGACAGTGTCGAGATCCGCGGGAAGGTCGCCACAGAGGGCGCTACCTGGACTGCCGACGACTTTGCCGGCTTCTACTACGATCTTGATGACAACATCAAGACCGAAGAGTTGACAACAACCTTAACAGATAACAAGCTCGCTGAGCCCAATGGTGTCGTCTACACCACCACCGCTCAGAAGGCAGACTTCGAGTATGAGCCCTGGGGATCCTACAATGTAATCGGCTTCATGGCTGAGAAGTACTTCGCCGGCTACCTTGATACCCCGGATACCACTGATGATGTCCTCTTCCATGAGTCCAAGGATGAGAACGTCCTCTCCGATGAGCAGGTCCTCCAGATCCTGGTGGATAATGATGATGAGAGAACTCTCACCTCTGGCACACCCCTCGATCTGGAAGAGGGTTATGAGCTGGCCATCTCCGCTATCGATATCGATGGCAACAAGGTCTACCTCGAGCTGCGGAAGGATGGGACAGTTGTGGACAGCAAGGTCATCTCTCCATCCAAAGATGGCGCCACCATGAAGGACAAGACCTACTACTACAAGAAGGATGTCGGCGACTCCAAGGATGTAGTCATCGTCGCTGCTCACTTCAAGAATGCCTTCCGCGGTGCTGACACAAACCTGGCAACTGTTGACGGACTGTGGCAGCTCTCTGACACACCCAAGGATGTCTCTGAGAACACCGAGTACGACAAGATGACCATCCAGACGGTCACCGCCGACACCATCACCATGAACAATGAGGACAACGATATCACCCTCAGCAAGAACAAGGATATCACCCTCATGCCCGGCGTCTCCATCAGAACCGCCGATGCTGATGAGCTCAGATACTACATCTACAAGGAGATCACCGAGCCTGGAGTCCATGAGATAAGGGGCGACGTGGCCACTGGCACTTACACCTGGGATGCTGATAACTTCGCTGGCTTCTACTATGATATCGATGACAACATCAAGACTGAAGAGTTGACTGCAACCATAACCGGTGAGAACAAACTCTCCGAGCCTAATGGTGTCGTCTATACCACCACCGCTCAGAAGGCAGACTTCGAGTATGAGGCCTGGGGATCCTACAATGTGATCGGCTTCATGGCTGAGAAGTACTTCGCCGGCTACCTTGACACCCCGGATACCACTGATGATGTCCTCTTCCATGAGTCCGAGGATGAGAACGTCCTATCCGATGAGCAGGTCCTCCAGATCCTGGTGGATAATGATGATGAGAGAACTCTCACCTCTGGCACACCCCTCGATCTGGAAGAGGGCTATGAGCTGGCCATCTCCGCCATCGATATCGATGGCAACAAGGTCTACCTCGAGCTGCAGAAGGACGGAGTAGTCGTGGACAGCAAGGTCATCTCCCCATCCAAGACCGGTGCCACCATGAAGGATAAGACCTACTATTACAAGAAGGACATCGGAGACTCCAAGGATGTAGTCATCGTCGCTGCCCACTTCAAGAACGCCTTCCGCGGTTCTGACACAAACCTGGCAACTGTTGACGGACTGTGGCAGCTCTCTGACACACCCAAGGATGTCTCTGAGAACACCGAGTACGACAAGATGACCATCCAGACGGTCACCGCCGACACCATCATCATGAACAACGAGGACAACGATATCACCCTCAGCAAGAACAAGGATATCGTCCTCATGCCCGGCATCTCCATCAGAACCGCCGATGCTGATGAGCTCAGATACTACATCTACAAGGAAGCAACCATCAAGGGAGAGGAGGCTGCGCCCACTCCTGTTGAGGACAAGACTGCTGTAGATGAGACTGAGAAAGAGACTGCTGTAGAGAAGGTCGAGACAGCGGCCGCAGAGGAAGTCAACAAGACAGCAGAGGAAGCCAAAGCTGTTGAAGAGAAGGCCAAAGAAGAGGTAAAGGCTGAACCCGAGAAGGAAGAGGAGAATAAGACTGCTCCCCAAGCTCCCGGATTTAGCAGCATCTTCGCTCTGACTGGCCTTCTGGCTGTAGCTTACCTCGTTCTGAGCAGGAGAGACTGA
- the amrS gene encoding AmmeMemoRadiSam system radical SAM enzyme, producing the protein MQNSKQNIREAQFWKRLEQDSEDVKCSLCHQNCRIRSGKRGICSVRENQAGKLMTLVYGNLIAANEDPIEKKPLFHFLPGSLAYSIATVGCNFRCLHCQNADISQLPQEGGRIPDNYVPPEEVVAEAVSRGCQSIAYTYTEPTIFFEYAYDVAVLAHSSELRNVFVSNGYIGQDAADKIIPLLDGINIDLKGDDEFYRKVCRAKLEPVKGNIERFWRAGVWVEVTTLVIPGYNDSVEVLTDIAQFLAGISQDIPWHVSAFYPTYKLRDAPPTGMESMRRAIDIGRRAGLKYVYPGNVRGESESTICPSCGFLLVERGGHRVMKNSVVEGGCPQCKTAVAGVWS; encoded by the coding sequence ATGCAAAATTCCAAACAGAACATTCGAGAGGCCCAATTCTGGAAGAGGCTCGAGCAGGATTCGGAGGATGTGAAGTGCAGCCTCTGCCACCAGAACTGCCGCATCCGCTCCGGCAAGAGGGGGATATGCTCTGTGCGGGAGAATCAAGCGGGAAAGCTGATGACACTGGTCTATGGGAACCTCATCGCCGCCAATGAGGATCCCATAGAGAAGAAGCCACTCTTTCATTTCCTTCCCGGCAGCCTGGCCTACTCCATAGCCACTGTAGGCTGCAACTTCCGCTGTCTGCACTGCCAGAACGCAGATATCTCCCAGCTTCCTCAGGAGGGGGGGAGGATACCAGACAACTATGTTCCCCCGGAGGAGGTGGTGGCGGAGGCGGTCTCGCGGGGCTGCCAGTCCATCGCTTACACCTACACCGAGCCCACGATCTTCTTCGAGTATGCTTACGATGTGGCAGTACTTGCTCATTCCTCTGAACTGCGCAATGTCTTTGTCAGCAACGGCTACATCGGCCAGGATGCTGCAGACAAGATCATTCCCCTCCTTGACGGCATCAACATCGACCTTAAGGGAGACGATGAGTTCTATCGCAAGGTGTGCAGGGCAAAGCTGGAGCCGGTGAAGGGCAACATAGAGAGGTTCTGGCGGGCAGGGGTCTGGGTGGAGGTGACAACCCTTGTCATCCCCGGCTATAATGATTCAGTTGAGGTGCTGACCGATATCGCCCAGTTCCTGGCCGGGATCAGCCAGGATATCCCCTGGCATGTCTCCGCCTTCTATCCCACCTACAAGCTGCGGGATGCTCCTCCCACCGGAATGGAATCGATGAGAAGAGCAATTGATATCGGCAGGAGGGCAGGACTGAAATACGTCTACCCGGGCAACGTCAGGGGGGAGAGCGAGAGCACCATCTGCCCGAGCTGCGGCTTCTTGCTCGTCGAAAGGGGCGGGCACAGGGTGATGAAAAACTCAGTGGTCGAGGGGGGCTGCCCTCAGTGCAAGACTGCTGTGGCGGGAGTGTGGTCCTGA
- a CDS encoding bifunctional 3,4-dihydroxy-2-butanone-4-phosphate synthase/GTP cyclohydrolase II: MPFCSVEEAIADIRAGRFIIILDDENRENEGDLMMAAEMVTPEAINFMARFGRGLICMPMTAQRLRELDIPLMTSRNTEPMGTAFTVSVDARINTTTGISAFDRATTVHVLIDPQTRRSDLVTPGHLFPLQAKEGGVLQRTGHTEACVDLARLAGLQPAGVIVEIMNDDGTMARLPQLELFAREHGLKMLTIESLIRHRMQYEKLVSRISEVSMPTAYGNFTAIGYESVLDGQCHVALVAGDPTSPDALVRVHSECLTGDVFFSKRCDCGEQLRRAMQLISENGDGVLLYMRQEGRGIGLANKLRAYALQDRGSDTVEANHRLGYPADLRDYGIGAQILVDLGIKEIRLLTNNPRKVIGLEGYGLKIAERVPLEVEPNSINRRYLETKRDKMNHLLLQDEG, encoded by the coding sequence ATGCCATTTTGCTCTGTAGAGGAGGCGATAGCAGATATCCGTGCCGGTCGCTTCATAATAATACTGGATGACGAGAACCGGGAGAACGAGGGAGATCTGATGATGGCGGCGGAGATGGTCACCCCGGAGGCGATCAACTTCATGGCTCGTTTTGGCCGGGGACTGATCTGCATGCCCATGACTGCTCAACGCCTTCGCGAGCTGGACATCCCCCTCATGACCAGCCGGAACACCGAGCCCATGGGCACTGCCTTCACTGTATCGGTGGATGCCAGGATCAATACCACCACTGGCATCTCTGCATTCGACCGGGCGACGACTGTCCATGTCCTGATCGATCCCCAGACCAGGCGGAGCGACCTTGTCACCCCGGGCCATCTCTTCCCCCTTCAGGCCAAGGAAGGGGGGGTGCTGCAGCGCACCGGGCATACAGAGGCCTGTGTCGATCTGGCCCGGCTGGCGGGGCTCCAGCCGGCCGGGGTGATTGTGGAGATCATGAACGATGACGGCACCATGGCCCGGCTCCCACAGCTCGAGCTCTTCGCCCGGGAGCACGGCCTGAAGATGCTGACCATCGAGAGCCTGATCCGCCACAGGATGCAGTATGAGAAGCTGGTCAGCAGGATATCCGAGGTGAGCATGCCGACTGCTTATGGCAACTTCACCGCCATAGGCTATGAGTCCGTCCTGGACGGCCAGTGCCACGTCGCCCTGGTGGCCGGGGACCCCACCAGCCCTGATGCCCTGGTCCGGGTCCACTCCGAGTGCCTTACTGGCGATGTCTTCTTCTCCAAAAGATGCGACTGCGGCGAGCAGCTCCGCCGGGCCATGCAGCTTATAAGCGAGAACGGAGATGGCGTTCTCCTCTATATGCGCCAGGAGGGAAGGGGCATTGGCCTCGCCAATAAATTGAGAGCATATGCCCTGCAGGACAGGGGCTCGGATACAGTGGAGGCCAACCACCGGCTGGGCTATCCAGCAGACCTCAGGGACTATGGCATCGGTGCTCAGATCCTGGTCGATCTGGGAATAAAGGAGATCCGCCTTCTGACCAACAACCCGCGCAAGGTCATCGGCCTGGAGGGATACGGCCTGAAGATAGCAGAAAGGGTGCCCTTAGAGGTCGAGCCCAATAGCATCAACCGCCGCTACCTGGAGACGAAGAGGGATAAAATGAATCATCTCCTGCTGCAGGATGAGGGATAG
- a CDS encoding Hsp20/alpha crystallin family protein codes for MNKLMEELGLDALGSRYTDEMARIQKRMGDLTEEGEGLILNKGVMKPLADVHETEDAVVVTMDMPGVEKEDIDISVADEELRVSAQRKSQSEVDEQDYHRRERTYTRFERRVLLPASIKAEEARATLNNGVLQITLPKLSVLVRKRITID; via the coding sequence ATGAATAAACTGATGGAGGAGCTGGGCCTGGATGCCCTAGGGTCCAGGTATACCGATGAGATGGCGCGGATACAGAAGCGCATGGGCGATCTCACTGAGGAGGGGGAGGGCCTGATACTGAATAAGGGGGTGATGAAGCCCCTGGCCGATGTCCATGAGACAGAGGATGCAGTGGTCGTGACCATGGATATGCCCGGAGTGGAGAAGGAGGATATTGATATCTCAGTAGCAGATGAAGAGCTGCGGGTCTCGGCGCAGAGAAAGAGTCAGTCGGAGGTGGACGAGCAGGACTACCACCGCCGGGAGAGGACCTACACCCGCTTTGAGCGAAGGGTGCTCCTGCCGGCGAGCATCAAGGCTGAAGAGGCGCGGGCGACGCTGAATAACGGCGTTCTGCAGATCACCCTCCCCAAGCTCTCCGTCCTCGTTCGCAAGAGGATAACCATCGATTGA
- a CDS encoding DUF367 family protein encodes MELVIYHANQCDPRKCSGKKLARFHLARLTHNVNQLRPYIVLSPFSEKALSPEDRSARGLAALDCSWAHAEDLFSRIRLQERALPYLLAANPVNWGKPFKLSTVEALAAGLVILGRRSQAEQILSKFSWGHVFLELNYEPLLEYAAARDSAEVIRIQSEYMSE; translated from the coding sequence ATGGAACTTGTGATCTATCATGCCAATCAGTGCGACCCCCGGAAGTGCTCGGGAAAGAAGCTGGCCCGCTTCCATCTGGCGCGGCTGACCCACAATGTAAATCAGCTTCGACCGTATATCGTCCTCAGCCCGTTCTCTGAGAAAGCCCTCTCCCCAGAGGATCGTTCAGCTCGCGGTCTGGCGGCACTGGACTGCAGTTGGGCACATGCAGAGGATCTATTCTCCCGGATCAGGCTGCAGGAGAGGGCCCTGCCCTATCTTCTGGCTGCCAACCCGGTGAACTGGGGAAAGCCCTTCAAGCTCTCTACCGTCGAGGCCCTGGCAGCGGGACTGGTCATCCTGGGGAGGAGGAGCCAGGCAGAGCAGATCCTATCCAAGTTCAGTTGGGGGCATGTATTCCTGGAGCTGAACTATGAGCCTCTGCTTGAGTATGCTGCAGCCAGGGACTCGGCTGAGGTGATCAGGATTCAGAGTGAGTACATGTCGGAATAG
- a CDS encoding valine--tRNA ligase, protein MSELSKEYNFKQVEEKWEQSWDSSIYYFDWESEKPQYIIDTPPPYPTGDFHIGNALNWCYIDFAARYKRMRGYNVMFPQGWDCHGLPTEVKVEQINHITKNQVPRAEFRRLCEKLTEEAIDRFHKSMGRLGLSIDWSNEYATMKPEYYVKTQASFVRMYRKGQIYREEHPVNWCPRCGTAIALAEVEYDSRTSTLNYMHFQAGEGEIEIATSRPELLPACVAVAAHPEDLRYQKYIGRSVKVPIFDYQVPVIADPAVDSSFGSGLVMICTFGDKQDVRWWMEHHLPLRQAIDRSGRMMPIAGPYSGLTVEETKDRITRDLTDQGVIFKHEPLEQNIGLCWRCKTPIEILSEPQWFVRIDSPAIKEMAEQIEWVPPHMRVRLENWADSMEWDWCISRQRIFATPIPAWYCCHCHEALVAEEEWLPLDPNQTSPPERCRCGSSEFIPEQDVLDTWMDSSISALAVAGWPDRADLRMPTQLRPQGHDIIRTWAFYTIQRTEALEGIRPWDTILINGMALGEDGHKMSKSLNNFIRPEEVFERNGADALRQWAAIGGSPGNDIPFQWKEITAASRFQQKIWSIFRFSLPLIASTDAPPGQVDGWLSAELDQLITKTTEAMDRFQFDEALKAIRAFAWDVLADNYIELVKARLYGEDGAQRRAAQNTLFTALETLARLMAPFTPFLSEEIYHTLTGQSVHVQSWPVARGWPANEAGRAIKEVAATIRRYKAEKGMALNSPLPGIVVYSDLDLETADLAGVANSPVESRVGSPSLEMKPVAVKPQMKVIGPRFKDTSQRIIAALMSMDPADVARQREAGSIRIDLDGEAIQLPPEGVEVEVQTLSAGEAVDILRTKEATVLVRR, encoded by the coding sequence ATGAGTGAGCTGTCCAAAGAGTACAACTTCAAGCAGGTAGAAGAGAAATGGGAGCAGAGCTGGGATAGTTCCATCTATTATTTTGATTGGGAGTCGGAGAAGCCCCAGTATATCATCGACACCCCTCCTCCCTATCCCACAGGAGACTTCCATATAGGCAATGCTCTCAACTGGTGCTACATAGACTTCGCTGCCCGTTACAAGCGCATGCGAGGCTACAATGTGATGTTCCCTCAGGGCTGGGATTGCCACGGCCTGCCCACTGAGGTGAAGGTGGAGCAGATAAATCACATCACCAAAAACCAGGTTCCCAGAGCGGAGTTCAGGCGGCTCTGCGAGAAATTGACTGAGGAGGCGATCGATCGTTTCCATAAGTCCATGGGACGGCTGGGGCTGTCCATAGACTGGTCAAATGAGTATGCCACCATGAAGCCGGAGTATTATGTCAAGACCCAGGCCTCATTTGTGCGCATGTACCGGAAGGGGCAGATCTACCGGGAGGAGCATCCGGTGAACTGGTGCCCCCGCTGCGGCACAGCAATTGCCCTGGCCGAGGTGGAGTACGACTCCCGCACCTCGACATTGAATTATATGCACTTTCAGGCCGGTGAGGGCGAGATCGAGATCGCCACCTCCCGACCTGAGCTCCTGCCCGCCTGCGTGGCGGTAGCAGCTCATCCCGAGGACCTGCGCTATCAAAAATACATCGGCAGGAGCGTCAAGGTACCAATATTCGATTATCAGGTGCCGGTTATAGCCGATCCGGCGGTGGACTCGAGCTTCGGCTCGGGCCTGGTCATGATCTGCACCTTCGGAGATAAGCAGGATGTCAGATGGTGGATGGAGCATCATCTCCCCCTCCGCCAGGCAATAGATCGCAGCGGCAGGATGATGCCGATCGCCGGCCCCTACTCCGGCCTGACTGTGGAGGAGACGAAGGATAGGATCACCCGTGACCTGACCGATCAGGGCGTGATCTTCAAGCATGAGCCCTTAGAGCAGAACATTGGCCTCTGCTGGCGCTGCAAGACCCCCATTGAGATCCTCTCTGAGCCGCAGTGGTTCGTCAGGATCGATTCCCCGGCGATAAAAGAGATGGCTGAGCAGATAGAGTGGGTCCCTCCCCACATGAGGGTCCGGCTGGAGAACTGGGCTGACTCCATGGAGTGGGACTGGTGTATATCCAGGCAGAGGATCTTCGCCACCCCCATACCCGCCTGGTACTGCTGCCACTGCCATGAGGCCCTGGTGGCAGAGGAGGAGTGGCTTCCCCTGGACCCCAATCAGACCTCGCCTCCGGAAAGATGCAGATGTGGCAGCTCAGAGTTCATCCCGGAGCAGGATGTTCTGGATACCTGGATGGACAGCTCCATCTCTGCTCTGGCTGTTGCCGGCTGGCCGGACCGGGCTGATCTGCGCATGCCCACCCAGCTCCGCCCCCAGGGGCATGATATCATTCGCACCTGGGCCTTCTACACCATCCAGCGGACAGAAGCCCTGGAAGGGATCCGGCCCTGGGACACCATTCTGATCAACGGCATGGCACTGGGCGAGGACGGCCATAAGATGTCCAAATCCCTGAACAACTTCATCCGCCCAGAGGAGGTCTTCGAGAGAAACGGGGCTGATGCCCTCCGCCAGTGGGCGGCGATAGGCGGCAGCCCGGGAAATGATATCCCGTTCCAGTGGAAGGAGATAACAGCCGCCAGCAGATTCCAGCAGAAGATCTGGTCCATATTCCGCTTCTCCCTCCCCCTGATCGCCTCAACTGACGCCCCCCCCGGGCAGGTTGACGGCTGGCTCTCAGCAGAGCTGGATCAACTGATCACAAAGACCACAGAGGCCATGGACAGGTTTCAGTTCGATGAGGCCCTGAAGGCCATCCGGGCCTTTGCCTGGGATGTACTGGCTGACAACTACATCGAGCTGGTCAAGGCCCGGCTCTACGGCGAGGATGGGGCCCAGAGAAGGGCGGCCCAGAACACCCTTTTCACCGCCCTGGAGACGCTCGCCCGGCTCATGGCCCCCTTCACCCCCTTCCTCTCCGAGGAGATCTATCACACCCTCACAGGCCAGAGCGTTCATGTGCAGAGCTGGCCGGTGGCCCGGGGATGGCCGGCGAATGAGGCGGGCAGAGCGATAAAAGAGGTGGCGGCAACTATACGCCGCTATAAGGCAGAGAAGGGCATGGCTCTCAACTCCCCGCTGCCCGGAATTGTGGTCTATTCCGATCTCGATCTGGAGACGGCAGACCTGGCCGGGGTGGCCAACTCACCTGTGGAGAGCAGGGTGGGAAGCCCCTCCCTGGAGATGAAGCCCGTGGCAGTCAAGCCGCAGATGAAGGTCATAGGCCCCCGGTTCAAGGATACGAGCCAGCGCATCATCGCCGCCCTGATGAGCATGGATCCGGCTGATGTCGCCCGCCAGAGGGAGGCAGGATCGATACGGATTGATCTGGATGGCGAGGCCATCCAGCTCCCCCCTGAGGGGGTGGAGGTGGAGGTTCAGACCCTCTCCGCCGGCGAGGCAGTCGATATACTCAGGACCAAAGAGGCCACAGTGCTGGTTCGAAGATGA